CCGCGATCGCGGTGAACTGGGCTGCCGCGTCCGCCTTGAACGCCGGATTGCTCTCCGACACGGTCTTGATCACCTCACTCTCGGACATCCCCTGGTCCATGAGTGCGCATTCCCTCTTGCCGACGCTGATCGCGGCGCTCGGGGTCGGATACGTGATGCCGGCTTTGTTCAGCGCGGTCAGAAACTTCGAATCCGGACCCGGGTCCGCCTGGGCCGGCACGGCCACGGCGATTACGGCAGCAAGGTTGACAAGCATTACAAGGATTCCCCGCATCACCCCATCGTCCTACGCGGCTGCAGTGCTGTCCTGTCGAGCAAACGCATTCGCCGAGGGTTCTTGGGATCGGTAGTCGCTCCGGCTCGATGTACTGGGCGCTATCGCAACCGGCGGCAGGACATGAAAGGAGCCAGCCATCAGTACGAACAGTGCTACCCCGATCCCTTCCCCGTCGGAAAACCGCCGGGCAGCACGGATGACGGGCCTCTACGGGCTCAAGCCGTGGTTCAGCGCGCGGTTGACGCCGATCGTTGACGCGGCGGTGGCTCGGCGGATCTCCCCGGACGTCTTCACTGCCGCCGGCGTCATGGCCGCGGCGGCAGCCGCGGTCACCGTCGCGTTCGGCTGGTGGCCGCTGGCCGCGGTGTTCATGGTGCTACGGCTGGCCGGAGCCAACCTCGATGGCGCGGTGGCCCGCGCCCGCGGGGTGAGCCGGCCGTGGGGATTCGTCGTCAACGAAATCGGCGACCGCACCGCGGATCTGCTCGCTTTCGCCGGGTTAGCGGTGTGGGCGGCACGGCAATCCGGTGCCGGGCTGCACTGGCTGTCCTGGCCAGTGTTTCAGGTGCTCGTCGCGGCTCTTGCCGCGACACTTCCGACCTTCGCGTCGCTGGCGGCGGCGGCGGCCGGTGCCACGCGCCGCAACGGCGGCCCCCTCGGCAAGACCGAACGCTGCCTCTTCGTCGTGCTAGCGACGGCGGTTCCGGTGCTCATGCCCGTGCTGCTAGCGCAGCTGGTGAACGGTTCGATCCTCACCACGGTGTTGCGGCTGCGGGCAGCACACCGCGAGGTGAAGGAACGCGCCGCGCAGTCCCAGCGCGTCGTGCTCATGGAGCAACTCGACGCGGCGACGCAGCCGTTCAACACCGTCACCCAGCCGCTGAACATCGCCACGCGCCCGCTCGACATCGTCACGCAGCCGCTCAACATCGCCACCCGTCCCCTCGCGGCGGCAGCGGCATGACCGAGAACCGGCTGCCCAGCCTGCTTCGGCACTGGCTCTGGCGAATCGTGTGCGCCGCCTCCGGCGGATTGACTGTGGACCGACCCTCGCAGACCCCGGGCGGTTGCGTGGTCGTGGCCAACCACAGCTCGCATGCCGACACCGCGGTGCTACTCGCCGCGCTGCCACCGAAGGCCAGGCCGGTGTTCGGGGCGGCGGCCGACTACTGGTTCGACGTACCCGTGCGGCGGTTGATCGCGACGTCGCTCGCCGGGATCCTGCCGATCCGGCGGTCCGGTGATGGCAACTACGCCGCACTGCTCGCGGCGGCCGGACCCGCCCTCAAGGCCGGCCGCATCGTCGTCATATACCCCGAGGGCACCCGGTCGACCGACGGCCGTGTCGGCGAGTTCCGATCCGGTGCGCTAAGACTGGCCCGCGACTGCGGCGTGCCGATCCTGCCCGTCGCGATTTCGGGTACCTCCGCCGTACTGCCCAAGGACGGCGGCTACTCCCCCGGTCCAATGCGTGTGCGCATCGGTGCCTCGCTCGACCCGCACGCCGTATCCGCAGCCCAGTTGCGGGCACACGTGCTGGCCTTGCGCGAAGACCTCGGCACCGACCCCGCCGACCGCTATGCGCTGGCGTCGTGAATCGGGTCGGCTGACATGACGATCGTCGACGGCTATCTGGCCTTTCTGCACCGCGATCGGCGGATGGCGCTCAACATCGACCTCGGTCCGCTGCACCTCCACCTGCACTCCCGGGCCGTGTTCCTCATGTGGGTCACGCTGGCAATCCTGGCCCTCGCCGGTCTCGTCGTCCTCGCCGCGCGCAGGCAGGAGCTGATCGAAAAGTGGCGTACGTGGGCGCTCATCGCCCCCACGGTCGGCATCCCGGTCTGGATCGGCCCTGGCACGACCGCCGTGCTGGCGGCGGCACTCGCCGTCGTCGCGGCCACCGAATACGCGCGACTGGTCGGGCTGGGACGCCGGGACACCTACCTGCTCGGGGCACTGGCCGTGCTGTACCCGGCAGCAGCCTGGTTGCGGCCGTCGTTGCTGCAGCTGGCGCCCGCCGTCGTGCTGCTGTGCGCGGTGCCGTCGGTGCTGAGCGGCGACGTCGCGCACGGCGCCAAACGCACCGTATTCACCGGCTTCGGATCTGTGTGGATCTGTTGGTCTCTGTCCCACCTGGTCATGCTGTGGCCGGACAGCTATCTGCTGTGCTTTGCCATCGCGGCCACCGACGTCGCGGCCTGGTGTGGCGGAAAAGGTTTGCGTCGCATGGCGTGGGCCCGCCGGCCGTTGTCGCCGTTGAGCCCGAACAAGACCGTCGGCGGGATGGTCGGGGCGATCATCGGGGCGTTCATCGTGCTCAGCCTGCTGGGCACCTTGTCGATCGGACTGCTGGTGGCCATCTCCTTCGGCGGTGTCTTCGGAGACCTGCTGGAGTCGATGGTGAAACGGCAGGCTCAGGTCAAGGACGCCGGTTGTTGGCTACCGGGCTTCGGCGGCTTGCTCGACCGGATCGACTCGTTGCTGCTCGCCCTCCCACTCGCCTATCTACTCGGATGAAGACTCAGATGGATTTTTCGACAGCGCCCACGATCGTGGCGCGGATCCCCGCGACCGCCACTGCCGCCGGTCTGGAAGTCAATGACGTCACCCTGACCCGCGAGCGCGGTACCGTTGCGCTGGAACACATTTCATTCGCCGCGCGCCCCGGCACCTTGACGGCGATCATCGGACCGTCGGGTGCGGGGAAGTCCACGCTCGCAGCGGTGATCGCCGGTGTTACGCGCCCGACCGGCGGTGGGGTGAGCCTGGACGGGCGCGATCTTTACGCGGAGGATGCGTCGTTGCGCGATCGGATCGGGCTGGTGCCCCAGGACGATGTCGTGCACGGTCAACTGACCGTCCACCAGGCGCTGGGTTTCGCCGCCGAGCTGCGGATGCCGGGCGGCACCTCCGCTGACAACCGCCGCCAAATGATCGGGGCGGTGCTTGAGGAGCTCGAGTTGACGGCGCACGCGACGACCCGGATCGAGAAGTTGTCGGGCGGCCAACGTAAACGGGTGTCGGTTGCCCTGGAGTTGTTGACCAGCCCGTCGCTGCTTGTTCTGGACGAGCCGACCACGGGGCTGGATCCCGCGCTGGACCGGGCGGTGATGACGATGTTGCGCCGGCTCGCCGATGCGGGTCGGGTGATCGTGGTCGTGACGCATTCGCTGACATTTCTCGATGTGTGCGACCAGGTATTGCTGCTCGCGCCCGGCGGCAAGACCGCATTCTGTGGCCGGCCGGACCGGCTGCCGTCGGCAATCGGTGCCGACGACTGGGCCGACATCTTTAACATCGTCTGCGCCGATCCCGACGGCGTCGCGCGACGGTGCGGCGAAAGGGCCTGGGCGCCAGGCGAAGATACGGTGGCTCAGCTCACCGGCGATCTGCCTTCGGGGCCCAGTGACCCGGCCCCGGTCCGGTTGGCCAGCCAATGGTCGACGATCGCGCGTCGACAGGTCCGGCTGCTGCTGGCCAATCGCGGTTACTTTGTTTTTCTGGCGGTGTTGCCGTTCATCGTCGGTCTGCTTCCGCTGACGGTGGCGGGTCATGCCGGTCTCGGTCATCCGTCGCCGGACGGTTCCGCACCGTTCGAGGCCAAGCACGTCATCGCGTTGACGAGCTTCGCCGCAATTCTCATGGGCGTTACGCTCACCGCGCGCGATCTCGTCGGCGAACGTGCGATCTTCCGCCGGGAGCAAGCGGCGGGATTGTCGGCCTTGTCGTATGTGTTGGCCAAGATCGTGGTGTTCGGCGGCGTCGCGGTGATCCAGTCAACGATCCTGGTACTGGTCGTCACCGCACCCGGAATCGGCAAACCGGCTCCGTCGGGCGCCGCATTGCTGGGCTGGCCGATGGCGGAGCTGTTTGTCGGCGTGGCGGCGACATCTGTGGCGGCGGCCGTTCTGGGACTTGCGATCTCAGCAGTGGCGCGGACCAGTGATCAGGTCATCGTGTTGCTGGCGATGACGCTGATGGCACAGCTGGTGCTCGCCGGCGGATTCATCCCGGTGACCAACCGGCCGCTGTTCGAGACTCTGGCTTGGTTCACCGTCGGGCGATGGGGTTTCGCCGCCACCGCGTCGACGGCAGACCTGCCTCATCTGGTCGCTGGAATCGCCAACGACCCGCATTGGGTGCACGCCGCCTCGGCGTGGTCGTTCGATATGACGATGCTGGGAGTGCTGGGCGTCGTGTTCGCCGGTTTCACGTGGTGGCGGATGCGGTCATAGGCGCAGCCGCACGCAGTCCGAGCGTGGCGCGTCATGCCTTCACGAAGCAGTACATGCGGTAGTCGGTCGAGCCGCCGGGCCGCATGTCCTGGAAGACCTTCCAGATGAGCACATAACCGCGGACCAACAGCCACTTGCGCAGGAAAGCCGGGACCAAACGGTCGATTACGCGGACCCACCATTGCGAGTTCTTCTCCATCCCGCGCATAACGTCATCGTTGATGTTCCGATGGGCCAGCATTGTCATCGCGGCCTCGGTCAATTGTTTCTCCCACCCGGCAACGGTGTCGGAGAACCGGAAATCGGCGTACAGGAAGTGGCCTCCCGGACGCAATACGCGCGCCACCTCATCAAAAAAACGCGGAAAGTCGTGGTAAAGGTGAGACGACTCAATATTGATCACCGCGTCGAAGGAGTGGTCGGGGAAGGGCAAATCCTCTGCATCGCCTTTGACGAATTCCAGCCCGGATATGTGGTGCCTCTTCTGGCAGAAGGCGATGCCGGTCGCGTTCAGGTCCAGTCCCGTGTACGACGCCGGGCGCACCGTGCGCGCGAGGTAGGACGCGCCGCCGCCGTGGCCGCAACCAACCTCCAGCACACTCTTGCCGGCCAGATCGACCTGGGTCGCCGTGCGGTGATAGAGCTGGATGAAATAGCGGTCCCGCTCGTCGTCGGCGGATAGCGGCACCGCCATCGGCGGATCCTCCTCATACCCGTAATTGAGGAAGAGCACATCGTCCTTACGGAGCCGACGGGTCAGGTACGGATAGAAGTTTTGGTAGATGAACTGCAGGAATTTCGCTTGCAGTGTGGTCAGCAGCGACGGGTGAAATTCGCGGGCTCCGACTCCCATGCGCGGAGTGTAATGCGCATGTTCGCCAGGGGGACAGAATTCGCAAAATTAGCGAATACGCTGACAAGTCGTACGGGTTCACCGAACCCGGCGGCACATTTCAGCGGTACTTATCCACCTTCGCGGCGTATTCATCGAGCAACCGCAGCGATTCGTCTAGCGGCTTGGTCGGCAACAACAGCGCCAATTGATGGAAACCCAATTCCTTTGCGCTATCCCAATATTCGGGATCGGCCGGTGTGCCGAACATTGCCAGCGGTACATCGCGTCCCGCGCTGCCTTCGCGCAACTGCTCGATACGTCGCGCCAGATGCTCGAGCGGCAGGGGGTTGGAGATCCAGCCGGCCTCGTGGCGAATCACCCGCTTGACCGTGGCATCCGAGTCGCCGCCGATGAAGATCGGCGGATGCGGTTTCTGTACCGGCTTGGGCCGGCTATAGGCGGGATCGAAATCGACGAATTTGCCGTGGTACTCGGCGGGTTCGGTGGTCCAGAGCGCCTTGATCGCCTCGATGCGCTCGTCGAGCAGTTTGCCGCGTGTCTTCGGGTCGGTGCCGTGATTTCGTAACTCTTCGATGTTCCAGCCGGCGCCGACGCCGAAGACGAATCGGCCGCCGGAGATCAGATCGATGCTGGCCGCTTCCTTCGCCGTGATGATCGGATCGCGCTCGATCAGCAGGGCGATGCCGGTGAACAACTCGATGGAAGTGGTCACCGCCGCCGCGGCGGCCAACGTGACGAACGGATCGAGCGTCCGATAGTAGATGGAGGGCAGCTCCCCGCCACGGGGGTAGGGCGATTCTCTGCTCGCCGGAATATGGGTGTGTTCGGCGATGACCAGCGAGGCGAAGCCGCGCTCTTCGATTGCCCGGGCCAGCGAGACCGTGTCGATGGTGTCGTCGTTGACGAACGTCGAGATTCCGAACTTCATGCTGTTCCCTATCTTCGCCGGGTGAAGTGTCACTTAACGCGGACCAACGCCCGCAGACCCGACGCTAATCCCCCACGCCGCCGGCGGCCTCGGCTGTTGTCAGGGCAACCCCGCTCAAACCCTGCGAGCTGAACGTTCGCCGGTGCCCGCCTCCGAGCGACTCTGCGACGTGGCCGCTATGACCTCGGGTCCAGCTGGCGCGGCCGTCGACGTCGCTATCGACTTCGTCAGTTGGACGTCGCATTCGCTCAATAGCGGCTCGACAATCCGGCGCACTTTGGTCAGAAAGTCGATGCATATCATTCAATCGTTTAGAGGTTCACGAATGTCCGGAAGTAAGGCGATGTCTTCCGGTTGGCCGCCGCGGAAAATTGCGGCGAGCTCGCGCACCCGCCTTTTCGCCCAGTCGACGCTGAATCGGCTCAAGACCTGAAACTCATACCGGAAGCGCTCGGAACGATCGCCAACCAATTTTGCAGCTTGGTCCGCCACCACGCCCTCGGTGTACCAGTACAGAATGTCGTCAAGGCTCCCCACCCGGTCAAATCCCAATTGGCCCCGCTCGAAGAAGGTGAAATGATAACAGCCGTCGTCGGCGACATAAATATTCAGACCGTCGCGCGTTCGAAGCCCGATTGGCATAGACCGAACCCCAAGGCTCTCCGACAGCCGATTGATCTCGGCTTGGACTTCCGAGGCGGACCGACAGCGGTGCACTACTGCCCCCCGACCACCACGGCATGCGCCGAGTCGAAGTAACGAAGGATGCGCTCCTTCGTAATCCATTCGAGCCAGTTCGACGTGGTTTCAAAATTTGCGCGTTCAGCACCAAGATCTTTCAGCAACTCTTCCAACGATACGGTAGGCCATGTTTCAAAATCGCTGAAATATCTCCACTTTCCCGAGTCATCGTAGGCGCCATGCTTGTTCGGTGCGTCGAGTGGGCCGATCATGGCGTTCACTTCACCCTCCCGGGACGAGTAATAGATCTGGATTTTGCAGTCGGCCCCTCGGTAGATCGCAACCGAGCCCATTCGCCCTCCCTCGTCAACACTTTCGTCGACGGTATCCAGGGTGAACCCCATGCCCGACAAGGCTGGCCCAACGATCGATTGGACGTCATCCGGGAAACTGACTTCCGCCATCAGTCGCCTTCCTTATTTTCGTCGAGCAAAACAAAATTTATGTGTTTCGCTACGGATGCGGATCCCAATACTCCGGACCGCGCATTTCCAAAACACCCGCGTGTGCGATGGGGAAATACCTTTCAATCCGGCCACGCACGGACTCCAAAAACTGGTCGGTCGTGGGGAAGTCAGGCAAGGCAGTCTCCCGAACCTCATCGAGCGGAACGCCCTGCCGCAGTGCGAATCTAGGAAGGTATTGCCACATACCGGACTGATCGTGCGGTCCGAATACGTTGAGAGCACCCAACGGAGCGATCATGCAATTGATCGAACCGTCTCGACTAGAGTCATAAATTTGTATTTTGCAATCCGCGGATCGGAAGTACACGACCGCACCCCTCCGGCCCCATTCGTCAACGGCGTCATCATAGCCGTCCAGTTGAAAGCCAAGATTAATTAATAGAGGCTCGACAATAGCGCGCACTCCGGCCAGGAAGTCTTGTGTCATCACCGCTCGCCTGTTACATGTACCCAGACGTTTCCAACTTGCCGATAACCGTATACCTCCGCATTCCTCTTCAAAAACGCTATTTCTTTACCCGAGTAAGATTCCGGATCCAACATCATCAGTTCTTCAACGCTGCCAAACTGCCGCGGCAAGTGATACTCGATGCGGGGAACTCCACTCTCCATTTGACCTCGGAGAAACTGTTCGTTGACCGGCCACACGAGGCGCTGCTCGTCAGCCTTACCAAGGCCGTAGGTCATAGCGTCCCAAACTGGGTTGCCGGTATCAAAGTAAATTCCACCCTGGCCTCTGGCTTCGCCGATGTAACCTCCCTCCAATCCTCCATACTTGCCCAGAACAACGCGATCAGGGGCGTCCCCGACGTAGTGAGTCGACATCTCAGCGAGTTGCCGAGTGAGGGTCGTGGTTGGTTCGCCATGCACAAAGGCGGCGTAAAGATCTTGCCCGGCTTGGTCGGCGAACGAGTGGAGTCGGATGGGATTGTCGAAGCCGACCGGCGTGTGCGGTAGGTGCGTCGGGCCGTAATCGATCGCGGCCGCCGCGTCGAAGTCGGCTAGCTTCCCGACGCCTAGGCCCTCCGGGCCAAATATCATCCCGGGCACCGCGAAGGCCGCATCTGCCCCTTTGCCGCCGAGATAGTAGGCGGGGCTCGGCGAGTCCAAAGCGCCCCTGACCTCCTCGACCGCGGCGCCCACGGGGTTTTGAACGGTCTCCAAGGTTCCCTTGACCATCTGCGTCCATGACTCGAGCACGCCCGGCGCGCCGGGTCCGCCCACCCCGAGAAGGTTGTGGATGCCTTGCTCGGTGGCCCGCCAGCGATCGCCGAATCCTTCACCAAAGCCCGGTGGCGGCGGGGCCTTCGGCTCGGGCGGGATGTAGTTGGGCATGCCGTTGTCGACGTATCGCTGGGCCGCGGCAACAACCTCGTTCAGGCGTGCTTCGACCTGATCCGGCGGTACGCCGTCACCAAGCATCACATTGCGTAACAACCCCTTGGCGGTCTCCACGTCCGCGGGATTCAGCGGCTGGGGTGGCAATCTGCCGGCGGGCAGCAGCATGTCCTGCCAGGTTTTGGGCTTGCCAACGGCGCCGGCGGCGATCGGCGCACCTTTTGGCGGGACACCGCCCGGAGCGACGGCTGCTGCAGGCGGAGCCTTCGGTGGGGCATCAGATGGCGCATGGCCCGGCGGAGTCCCGGCCGCAGTAGGGGGCATCACCAGGTCCTGCCACGTCTTCGTGGTACCGCGGGAAGCTGCCGGGTCCCCCGGCCCGGCACCGGCCGGCGTGGCATCCGCGGCACCAGGCGGCATCACCAGGTCTTGCCAGGTCTTCGGCTTGCCCCCGGGCGCGCGGTTCGTGGCGCCTTGCGCGGTAGGAGCACCGCCCGGCGCGGATCCGCCGGCGTTCAGCGGCGCTGCACCAACGGCTGCGGCGATCGCGGCGGCTAGCTCATGATCGGCCGTGTGGGCATGCACCTTGCAGGCGTTGAGCTCGCTCTGCAAGATCTCCAGCTGATGGGCCAGATCGATTCTATTTGCCGGAATCCCTTTGGGCCCCGGATCAATTCGCCAGTCCGATGTGATTGACCAACCGTTCGCCTGAGCGGCCCGTTCGATACCGTCCAGCTCACTCTTGCACGCACTCACGTCGGCCTCGGCACGCTCCACCGCGGCTGCCACCTGCTTGGCCTCGGCGCCGTCGGCCTCGATATCGCGACGAACCTTGCCCACGTCGGCGCGAAACGCGTCCCCCGCCTCGCCTTGCCACTCGGCGAGAACGTCGTGCGCCTGCTGCAGGTTGTCGCCCAACCGCTGCAATGTTGCGACGCGCCCACTGGCTGTCTGGAACACCGCGCGGATTGCACTGAGATCCCAGCGCTTGACGTCAGCAGGAGTCAGCGACCCCACTCGCTACCCCTGCTCCTGCACCGACCTGAGCGCGCCGGCCGACTCGTCCTCGTTTTTGGAATAGCCGACCATCGCCTCGGCGACGTGGGTCCCCAACTGCCCCACGCGAAGCCGGTGCCGGCTGTTCTGCGTCTCCCACCGCGCCGCGAGCTGAGACAGGGCCAGCTGGGAGGACCCGACCCAGCCCGGCGCGGCACCGGCCAGCCCGTTCTCGTGGCCGACGAAGTCCACAGCGGCCTCGCCGATCCCATTGAGTACATGGTTGCTGCCCACCTGCAGCGCGACAAGCTCTACATCCAGCTCATCAGCCACGACGACCCCCCTCCGGTCCCCAGCACGGTGTCGTGAAGCTTAGCTCGTTTCGTCGGGCCACGCCCTTCACCTGTCTGGGACGGCCACGCCCTACGATTTCGCAGGTGACTCGTCGACATCCTCTTGACCGATATGCCGGTTCCTGGGCACTGGTCACCGGCAGCGCCCGGCAGGAAGGGCTGGGTTTTGCTTATGCGCGGGAGATCGCCGGCCGTCGCATCAATGTTGTCCTCGTGGACATCCTCGCCGAGGAATTGACCGCCCGTGCGGCGACGCTTCGAACCGAGTACGGCATCCAAGTCCGAACCATCGCTGCCGATCTCGGCGACTTGGCGGTCTATCCGCGGATCCTGGACGAGGTGGCCGACGTCGACATCGACGTTCTGGTCTGCAACCACATGTACACGCCCAAGGACACACCGAAGATCCTCGATATGCCGCTGGATGTGCACAACGCGATGATCGACATCAATGCGCGAGCGTACGTCAACCTGATCTACCGCTTCGCCCATCTGATGAAACCGCGCGGACGAGGGGCCATCGTCATCGTTTCGTCGGGGTCCGGCCTGATTCCCGCGCCGTACACCGGCGCATACGCCGCCAACAAGGCATTTCAACTCGTCTTCGGTGAGGTGCTGTGGTACGAGACCCGCGGGACCGGCATCGACGTCCTGGTCATGTCCGCGGGTCTGATGGACACACAAGGTGATGCATTCGCACAGTATCCGCGGTGGCAGATCGCCGACCCCCGTGCCGCCGCGGCGGAAACGCTCAAAGCCATAGGCCGCAAACATCTCGTCATGCCCGGATACCCAAACCGATTGGTCACTCTGTTGAACACCAGGGTCATGCCGCGCCGTCGTGCCGTGACGTTCATGGGCAACTTCATGGAACGCGGACTGGGCAAGGGTTCCAGCTAGCCGCAACAGGCGGTGAAACCCGTTGTCTGTCAGTGCTCGTCCCTAAGATCGACTCATGCATCGGGTGTCCTGCATCGCTGACGCGGCATGAAGACGGCGTTTCTGTTCCTGCCGCTGTACTTCGGACTCCTCGTTGGTTTCATCGGGCATCGCGTCTCGCTCGGCCTGGTAGGAGCATGCTGCGGACTTCTTTTCGCGGGGTTGATCCAACCGGCCTACCGCCGCTCGCGGCGGCTGCGGGCCGACGCGGGCATCACGGAAATTGACGCGATGAACGGCGTGGAATTCGAAGACTACATTGCCGCCCGGATCCAGCGGGCCGGCTGGCAGGTCGACTTCACTCCGACCGTGGGCGATTACGGCGTCGATCTGATCATCCACAAAGACGGCGAATACGTGGCGGTCCAATGCAAGCGGCACGCGAAAACAGTTGGCGTCGCCGCCGTTCAGCAGGTGGTCGCGGGCGCTCGGCACCACGGGTGCACCCGGAGCATCGTAGTCAGCAATCAGGAGTTCACTGCTGCGGCAAAGCAATTGGCATATACGCATGGCTGCCAGTTGATCGGGCGCAAGGCGCTGCAAAATTGGGTACCCGCGCCCATCAACGTGCTGGGTAACTGAAGGCCTGCGGTTACCGGACCCCCAGGGCGCGAAGGTATTCGATCATGGTGTCGACAGCGGCTGCCAGCGGGGCGGTGTCGCGGCGGATTTGGGCGAGTAACAGGCCACCCTGCACTGCGGCCAACAGCGCCAGTGCCAGATTATCGATGTCGGTGCCGTCTGGTATTTCGCCCCGTGCAGCGATGGCGTGGAGTCCGTCGCGAATCATGTTCTCCCACTGGGTAAACGACCGCTCGAGTTGGGCACGCACGAGCGGATCGGTTTCGGCGAGTTCGCCGGCCAGTGATCCGATCGGACAGCCTCCGACGCAACCCAGGCCGCGCACTGTGTCGACCATGATGTCGCGCCACCGGCGCAGGTCTTCGAGGCTCTCCAGGCGATCCAGTCCTAGCTGCTGCACCGCGAGAACCTGGTCGGTCTGGAAGTCGATGACTGCGGCGACGAGGGCGCCCTTGTCGGCGAAATAGTGATACATCTGTGAGGTGCTGATCCCCGCGGCATGCTGAATGTCTTCGATCGTGGTGCGGGCCACCCCTTGGCGGGACATAAGCTCGGCGGCGGCTGCCACGATCCGTTCGCGGGTAGCGCGCCCCTTCGGCGTCAGTTTTTCCCGTGCGGCTGTCGGCATTCGCAACCCCTCTCGGCCGCCATTCGACTCGGACGGCAATGGAGTGTCAACTCCAGTCTAGGCGATTTTGGAGTTGACACTCCATTTTTCTGCTCGCAAGGTATCGGATGTCGACCATGCCGGGCTTGCTGCGACGCCGGCGTATGTGTGAAAGGACTGCAATGACCACCGCTGCCGACGCCAACATCACCACCATCGCCGATCGCGTGGCCAAGCTTCAGGAGGCAATGGCGGGGAAGGTCCCCGACGAGATAGTTGGCGTGTTCAGCGCCGAGCAGACGGAGCTAGGCGAACGGGGAATTCCCGCGGGCATTGCCGAACCCGGAGACTTACTCGGCGATTTCACCCTTCTCGACGTGCATGGGGCGTCTACGACGCTGTCGACCGCTCGGGCCGGCCGCGTCGCCGTCGTCGTGCTCTATCGCGGTGCGTGGTGCCCGTACTGCAATTTGGCGCTGCACGCCTATCAGGAAGACCTGGTTCCGGCGCTGGCCGACAGGGGCGTCGAGCTCGTCGCGATCAGCCCGCAGAAGCCGGACGGATCGCTGTCCATGAAAGAGAAGAACGAGCTCACGTTCACGGTGCTGTCGGATCCGGGCAACACGATCGCCAAGCGGTTGGGCGTGCTGACCGCGCCAACAGACAAGGCCCGGGCCGCCCAGCGCGCCATAGGCATCTCGTTGACCGACGTAAATGCCGATGGCAGCCACGACGTGCCCATGCCGACTGTCGTCATCGTGGACGCCGCGGGGGTGATCCGCTGGATTGACGTGCACCCCAACTACACGACACGCACCGAAGTCGGCGACATCCTCGCCGCCCTCAACGCCCTCCACTGACCGGCCGACAAACGCACAACCTCCGAAACCTAAGGAGCCCTTCGTGTCTCACGATTTCATCGGTCAATCGGTGCTCATTACCGGAAGCACAAGCGGCATTGGCCATGCGGCTGCCCAGCAGTTCGCGTCGCGCGGCGCACACGTGATCGTCAGCGGTCGCGACAAGACACGCGGTGATGCCGTGGTCACCAAGATCCGTGAGAGCGGTGGCCAGGCAGACTTTGTCGCCGCCGAGCTCGGCCAGATCGGCGGCGTCCGCGCACTAGCCGCCGAAACGACCCGGCTGGTCGGCCACGTCGATGTCTTGGTGAACAACGCCGGGCTCTTCCCGATGGGCCCGACCACACAAGTGACCGTCGACGACTTCGATGCGGTGTTCGACGTCAACGTCCGCGCCCCCTATTTCCTTGTCGCGGAGCTTGCGCCGCGGATGGCCGAGCGCGGCCGCGGCGCGATTGTCAACGTCAGCACGATGGTTGCCAACTTTGGCGCTTCCGGAATGTCGCTCTACGGGTCGAGCAAGGCTGCCGTGCAATTACTCACCAAGGCGTGGGCGGCCGAGTTCGGCCCGTCCGGAGTGCGCGTCAACGCAGTAAGCCCCGGCCCTACCGACACTGAGGGCACCGCAGGGATGCAAGACATGCTCAATGAGATGGCCGCGGCGCTGCCCTCGCGGAAGGTCGGCACTCCCGCCGACATCGCGAACGCGATCGTCTTCTTGGCCTCGCCGGCCGCGAACCAA
This Mycobacterium simiae DNA region includes the following protein-coding sequences:
- a CDS encoding LLM class F420-dependent oxidoreductase; translation: MKFGISTFVNDDTIDTVSLARAIEERGFASLVIAEHTHIPASRESPYPRGGELPSIYYRTLDPFVTLAAAAAVTTSIELFTGIALLIERDPIITAKEAASIDLISGGRFVFGVGAGWNIEELRNHGTDPKTRGKLLDERIEAIKALWTTEPAEYHGKFVDFDPAYSRPKPVQKPHPPIFIGGDSDATVKRVIRHEAGWISNPLPLEHLARRIEQLREGSAGRDVPLAMFGTPADPEYWDSAKELGFHQLALLLPTKPLDESLRLLDEYAAKVDKYR
- a CDS encoding RNA 2'-phosphotransferase, translating into MADELDVELVALQVGSNHVLNGIGEAAVDFVGHENGLAGAAPGWVGSSQLALSQLAARWETQNSRHRLRVGQLGTHVAEAMVGYSKNEDESAGALRSVQEQG
- a CDS encoding SDR family NAD(P)-dependent oxidoreductase produces the protein MTRRHPLDRYAGSWALVTGSARQEGLGFAYAREIAGRRINVVLVDILAEELTARAATLRTEYGIQVRTIAADLGDLAVYPRILDEVADVDIDVLVCNHMYTPKDTPKILDMPLDVHNAMIDINARAYVNLIYRFAHLMKPRGRGAIVIVSSGSGLIPAPYTGAYAANKAFQLVFGEVLWYETRGTGIDVLVMSAGLMDTQGDAFAQYPRWQIADPRAAAAETLKAIGRKHLVMPGYPNRLVTLLNTRVMPRRRAVTFMGNFMERGLGKGSS
- a CDS encoding restriction endonuclease, encoding MKTAFLFLPLYFGLLVGFIGHRVSLGLVGACCGLLFAGLIQPAYRRSRRLRADAGITEIDAMNGVEFEDYIAARIQRAGWQVDFTPTVGDYGVDLIIHKDGEYVAVQCKRHAKTVGVAAVQQVVAGARHHGCTRSIVVSNQEFTAAAKQLAYTHGCQLIGRKALQNWVPAPINVLGN
- a CDS encoding TetR/AcrR family transcriptional regulator — translated: MPTAAREKLTPKGRATRERIVAAAAELMSRQGVARTTIEDIQHAAGISTSQMYHYFADKGALVAAVIDFQTDQVLAVQQLGLDRLESLEDLRRWRDIMVDTVRGLGCVGGCPIGSLAGELAETDPLVRAQLERSFTQWENMIRDGLHAIAARGEIPDGTDIDNLALALLAAVQGGLLLAQIRRDTAPLAAAVDTMIEYLRALGVR
- a CDS encoding peroxiredoxin-like family protein produces the protein MTTAADANITTIADRVAKLQEAMAGKVPDEIVGVFSAEQTELGERGIPAGIAEPGDLLGDFTLLDVHGASTTLSTARAGRVAVVVLYRGAWCPYCNLALHAYQEDLVPALADRGVELVAISPQKPDGSLSMKEKNELTFTVLSDPGNTIAKRLGVLTAPTDKARAAQRAIGISLTDVNADGSHDVPMPTVVIVDAAGVIRWIDVHPNYTTRTEVGDILAALNALH
- a CDS encoding SDR family NAD(P)-dependent oxidoreductase, coding for MSHDFIGQSVLITGSTSGIGHAAAQQFASRGAHVIVSGRDKTRGDAVVTKIRESGGQADFVAAELGQIGGVRALAAETTRLVGHVDVLVNNAGLFPMGPTTQVTVDDFDAVFDVNVRAPYFLVAELAPRMAERGRGAIVNVSTMVANFGASGMSLYGSSKAAVQLLTKAWAAEFGPSGVRVNAVSPGPTDTEGTAGMQDMLNEMAAALPSRKVGTPADIANAIVFLASPAANQIHGAVLPVDGGRIAV